The Dethiosulfovibrio salsuginis nucleotide sequence AGTCTCTCCTTTAAGAACAACTCCGCTCATTAGGCCGGTAAAAGCGCCAGCTCCGTAAAAAAGGATAGCCACCTTCCTGGTCTTTTTCTGACTCCACCAAAGAGAAAAATCAGGTTTTATTAAGCCTAGTATAAATAAAAAACTACACCCAAAAAACGTTAACATCGACAATGTTTCCATTGCTTCAAGACACTTCCTTTCCCTCTGTTTTGTTTTTACCTCCTAGTATTCATCCGTATGGTCTTCCAGCGTGATCTTGCCCAATGCCGCTTTGAAGAGCGTCGCCAGGAACTCCCGGTCTTCCGGGGCCAGCCTGGTGGCGTTCTTTGCTACGTGGCGAAACCTCAGCACGATATCTGGGTCCTCTGCCGCTAGCATCTTGAGCAGGGTTTCCAGGTCCTCTTCACTCTGCCCCTTCTTCGGCTTCGATCCCATCCCCTGGATGTCGCCGTCCCTCTCCGCAAGGTATTTCCCATAGGCTTTTATGAGTTTGTCCTTTAAGGCGTCGTCTGCCTTTTCTTCGTGAATTTCCATCATCTCCAGGTCTTCCGCTGGTAGATGTATAAGGGCAGCCGCCTCCTCGATGGATAGGCCGGTTTGCTCCCTCATAGCTTGCAGGATTCCTGTGGATGGTTTTGTGGGTTCTGAAACATCACGATTTTCCCCTTCTAAGAGGAAACCGACTGGTATTTCCAGTGCTACAGCTAGCTTTTCTAAGGAAGAAAGGCTCGGTTTTTCCCCGTTTTCCCATGTCGAAAGGGTCACTGGATGAACTCCAGCTTTTTCAGCTAATTTGGCCTGTGACCATCCCCGAGAATTCCTTGCTTCTCTAATTCTAGTGCCGATAGACACGCTATATCACCATCCCCTAGCCGTTAATATAGCCCACTTGCTAACTGTCTACAATAGGATTTTAACTAGAATTGCCTTAGTGGAATTACTAAGCTAGGGGTTGACTTAGTGGTTTTACTAAGATACTATCTGAGACAGAAAGGAGGTGGTCCTAAGTGATGTGTATGAAAAAAGGGGCTGGAGGTCAGGTACGGGAAGACCTCTCTCTGTTAGGTAGCAATATTTCTAGGCGAAGGTCTGCAAAGGGCCTTTCTCAAGAAGACCTTAGTAATATGCTTAAGGTGCATCCTGTAACTATCTCTGATTGGGAAACAGGTCAGCATGAACCTAAGTCTTTTGCCTTGTTTAGGCTTGCCATTGCTTTATCGTGTTCAATGGAAGATCTTCTCGTGGGTGTTGTGGATACAGACAACCTAGGGGAGATCCAAGGGAGTGACCATTCAGACCTCAAAACCCTCCAGCGTCGTCTCTGCGACCTGATCGGAGCCATTGAAAAACTCCACTCTGAATGCGACACGCCGGAGGAGGTCATGAGACTGTTA carries:
- a CDS encoding helix-turn-helix domain-containing protein, which codes for MSIGTRIREARNSRGWSQAKLAEKAGVHPVTLSTWENGEKPSLSSLEKLAVALEIPVGFLLEGENRDVSEPTKPSTGILQAMREQTGLSIEEAAALIHLPAEDLEMMEIHEEKADDALKDKLIKAYGKYLAERDGDIQGMGSKPKKGQSEEDLETLLKMLAAEDPDIVLRFRHVAKNATRLAPEDREFLATLFKAALGKITLEDHTDEY
- a CDS encoding helix-turn-helix domain-containing protein, encoding MKKGAGGQVREDLSLLGSNISRRRSAKGLSQEDLSNMLKVHPVTISDWETGQHEPKSFALFRLAIALSCSMEDLLVGVVDTDNLGEIQGSDHSDLKTLQRRLCDLIGAIEKLHSECDTPEEVMRLLLDVGDNGEINHPENRAFIDLLETLAPLAGEILRSIRRGERIAS